In Desulforhopalus sp., a single window of DNA contains:
- a CDS encoding sigma-54 dependent transcriptional regulator → MEKIVVIDDDGGLLHFLSRFFIRKGYAVTACENAKTALDAISKETFDLVMLDYKMPDINGLDALVEIKKIDSKTPVILMTAYGTMDLAIEAMKRGAYDYLVKPFDQNDLTRIVGEALAVNRQMKDVVVFPSSAPEHLTFASPQRSSQIIGNSRKMQEIYKLIGQVAENNVAVFITGESGTGKELAARAIYHHSSRKDKPFIAINCAAIPEALFESELFGHERGAFTGAERTVIGKIERCHQGTLFLDEITEMSMPLQAKLLRAIQEKEIERVGGNRVIPVDVRILAATNRDIEKEVEDGRFREDLYWRLKVISLHIPPLRERTEDLPALVGYFLERFCREYKREQCFLKEGTILKLTAYSWPGNVRELENWLRRAVLLSAGNLIDDKDLPIQVSEDENRPIPVRGHLLERLRNELELIVPALLRLGVPNVHIDIIEMVENVLLDAALRQCGDNQVQAARLLGVSRNTLRLRLKKLQEPQTAEPQKS, encoded by the coding sequence ATGGAAAAGATAGTAGTGATCGATGACGATGGGGGCCTGCTTCACTTTCTGAGCCGCTTTTTTATTCGGAAAGGCTATGCTGTCACTGCCTGTGAGAACGCCAAGACCGCTCTCGATGCCATCTCCAAGGAAACCTTCGATCTGGTAATGCTCGACTATAAAATGCCGGATATCAACGGTTTGGACGCCTTGGTTGAAATCAAGAAGATCGACAGCAAGACCCCGGTGATCCTGATGACCGCCTACGGCACAATGGATCTTGCCATAGAAGCCATGAAACGCGGCGCCTATGACTACCTGGTAAAGCCGTTCGATCAAAACGATCTCACCCGGATTGTCGGTGAAGCCCTGGCCGTCAATCGCCAGATGAAGGATGTGGTGGTTTTTCCGTCTTCCGCCCCGGAGCATTTGACTTTTGCCTCGCCCCAGCGCTCATCACAGATCATAGGCAATAGCCGCAAGATGCAGGAAATTTACAAGCTTATCGGCCAGGTCGCGGAAAATAACGTGGCTGTTTTCATTACCGGGGAAAGCGGTACTGGAAAAGAACTGGCGGCCAGGGCCATTTATCATCACAGCAGTCGCAAGGATAAGCCGTTCATCGCCATCAACTGTGCAGCCATCCCCGAGGCGCTTTTTGAGAGTGAACTTTTTGGACACGAAAGGGGCGCTTTTACCGGAGCGGAGCGCACCGTCATTGGCAAGATCGAACGCTGTCACCAAGGGACCCTGTTTCTCGACGAGATCACCGAAATGTCGATGCCTTTACAGGCGAAATTATTGCGGGCGATTCAAGAAAAAGAAATCGAACGGGTCGGTGGCAACCGGGTTATTCCGGTGGATGTTCGAATTCTTGCTGCCACCAACAGGGATATCGAAAAAGAAGTAGAAGACGGCAGGTTCAGGGAAGACCTGTACTGGCGACTGAAGGTCATCTCGTTGCATATTCCTCCGTTGCGGGAACGGACGGAAGATCTTCCTGCTCTGGTTGGATATTTTCTGGAACGGTTTTGTCGCGAATATAAGCGAGAGCAGTGCTTTCTCAAAGAGGGCACGATACTCAAACTCACGGCCTATTCGTGGCCAGGCAATGTCCGCGAACTGGAAAATTGGCTGCGTCGGGCTGTGTTGTTGTCCGCAGGAAATCTCATAGATGACAAAGATCTGCCGATCCAGGTATCGGAGGATGAAAATCGCCCAATACCGGTGCGGGGCCATCTCCTGGAACGGCTGCGGAACGAGCTGGAACTGATTGTTCCCGCCTTGCTCCGACTGGGTGTCCCAAATGTCCACATCGACATCATTGAAATGGTGGAAAACGTTCTTCTTGATGCTGCATTGCGACAATGCGGCGACAATCAGGTTCAGGCGGCCAGACTGCTTGGGGTCAGCAGAAACACCCTGCGTCTTCGCTTGAAAAAGCTGCAAGAGCCACAAACCGCAGAACCTCAGAAGAGCTGA
- a CDS encoding SDR family oxidoreductase yields the protein MAKTILITGATSGFGKACAELFSKNGWKMVLTGRRSDRLVELQEKLGPERVHVAVFDVRDRQQTQDMMAALPEGFQDIDILLNNAGLALGLGPAQTSDLDQWETMVDTNIKGLLYMTRLILPGMVARGKGHVINIGSVAASWPYPGGNAYGATKAFVQQFSRNLRSDLHGTGVRVTNIEPGLAESEFSVVRFSGDTEKAAKVYEGTQPLTPVDIAEIIYWTASRPAHVNINCVEVMPVCQSWEGLAVSRKKGPATK from the coding sequence ATGGCCAAGACAATCTTAATTACCGGTGCAACCTCGGGATTCGGCAAGGCATGCGCCGAACTGTTTTCCAAAAACGGCTGGAAGATGGTCCTTACCGGCCGACGAAGTGACCGCTTGGTTGAGCTGCAGGAAAAACTCGGGCCAGAACGCGTGCATGTCGCGGTTTTTGATGTCCGTGACCGCCAGCAGACACAAGACATGATGGCGGCATTGCCGGAGGGATTCCAGGATATCGACATCCTCCTCAATAATGCCGGGCTGGCCCTGGGCCTTGGCCCAGCCCAAACGAGTGATCTCGATCAATGGGAAACCATGGTCGATACCAATATTAAAGGCCTCCTGTATATGACCAGATTGATCCTGCCTGGCATGGTCGCCCGGGGCAAGGGGCATGTCATCAATATCGGCTCAGTCGCAGCTTCGTGGCCCTATCCGGGAGGCAATGCCTACGGGGCGACCAAGGCCTTCGTTCAGCAGTTTTCAAGAAATCTCCGGTCCGATCTGCATGGCACGGGGGTCAGGGTGACCAACATTGAGCCGGGGCTGGCCGAAAGCGAATTTTCCGTTGTCCGTTTTAGTGGCGACACGGAGAAGGCCGCCAAGGTTTATGAGGGAACGCAGCCGCTCACTCCGGTCGATATTGCCGAGATTATCTACTGGACGGCCAGCCGGCCGGCTCATGTAAATATTAATTGTGTCGAGGTAATGCCGGTTTGCCAGAGCTGGGAGGGTTTAGCCGTCAGTCGAAAGAAGGGGCCCGCCACCAAATAA
- a CDS encoding alpha/beta hydrolase, translated as MSPDIRDERSQWLWPEYYQAFPAFSEKTVRKGCHPRKMVHPGGADQAVVLVHGLSDSPYFMAAIGEYFHATLGYDVYIPLLQCHGLKCPERMVGVSLTEWQKNVRFAIVSATATARRVSIGGLSTGGALGYLFACMEPAINGDLYLFSAALGLSAWPFGIPGRFKEWLLRRQWIGRLDTSRPMVGNHPYRYDRISLNSAAELAVLIGQIKAMPCRFADSDKPDRRIFAAWSECDTVVSLDKIRNLQKQIPAGRFRSFIISAADRVDHACVVLREPIYGLLDPPGSPPLEKANPRFAEMLAAVDRFARGN; from the coding sequence ATGAGCCCAGACATACGGGATGAAAGAAGTCAGTGGCTCTGGCCGGAATACTACCAGGCCTTCCCCGCCTTTTCCGAAAAGACGGTGCGGAAGGGCTGCCATCCCCGGAAGATGGTACATCCGGGTGGCGCCGACCAGGCGGTGGTGCTGGTCCATGGCCTCAGCGATTCACCCTACTTTATGGCAGCCATCGGCGAGTATTTCCATGCCACCTTGGGTTATGATGTATACATCCCCCTGCTGCAGTGTCACGGCCTGAAATGCCCGGAGAGAATGGTTGGAGTATCGCTTACCGAATGGCAGAAAAACGTCCGGTTCGCCATTGTCTCGGCAACCGCTACGGCACGGCGGGTCTCCATCGGCGGACTGTCGACGGGCGGCGCCCTTGGCTACCTCTTTGCCTGCATGGAGCCGGCGATTAACGGCGATCTGTATCTTTTCTCGGCGGCCCTCGGCTTGTCGGCCTGGCCTTTCGGCATCCCTGGCCGGTTCAAGGAATGGTTGCTGCGCCGGCAGTGGATCGGCCGGCTCGACACCTCCCGGCCGATGGTAGGCAACCATCCCTATCGCTACGACCGGATCAGTCTCAACAGCGCTGCCGAACTGGCAGTGTTGATAGGGCAAATTAAGGCAATGCCCTGCCGGTTTGCCGATTCGGACAAACCGGACCGGAGGATCTTTGCCGCCTGGAGTGAATGTGATACGGTGGTTAGTCTCGATAAGATACGGAATTTGCAGAAGCAAATCCCTGCCGGCCGTTTCCGGTCATTTATAATCTCCGCAGCCGATCGGGTCGATCATGCCTGTGTGGTGCTGCGGGAACCGATCTACGGCCTTCTCGATCCCCCCGGTTCGCCACCCTTGGAAAAAGCCAATCCACGCTTTGCCGAGATGCTTGCCGCCGTCGACCGTTTTGCCCGCGGCAATTGA
- a CDS encoding alpha/beta fold hydrolase, with protein MIRSAYLTTGLAIKVFSHLSKANIYMHGQENIPSGPIIFVMNHFTRIETLLLPYYIYKLTHKPVQSLAAASLFKGGLEKFFDMVGVISTDNPKRDELIVKSLLTGGADWIIFPEGSMIKTKKIMEGGRYMVADPAGMHEPHTGAAALALRTELYRSHLLHTARTAPGKLPQMLESLNIVSLDEVDTKPASIVPVNLTYYPIRAAENIALNIAGRLVKDMSERMVEEIMTEGTMLLSGVDLDIRFGKPIRMADHLQSEWRNDVEQHGINGFSVSPELKNMMRGTAYRVMQQYMHDIYAMTTINHEHLFAAFLRMYPFRGIREMEFKRRIFYAASLVTGKEDGRDVFFLHRSLQENQAHLLTDDRYHKYANFLKLAEEKGIVSRAGGELVCDRCRLSGPLSVHRGRIDNPLEVMANEVEPLQKLSTLLRRLAWMPSPVVRIAILRYLLRSEKTRYDEACRLFARPPGAEKMPGEQSFLLPSFRRRMGVVLVHSYLAMPEEVRALAGYLRRRGIWVFAPRLPGHGTVAEDLATRKHREWVEAVENGFVLMSMLCDRVVLGGIAFGGSLVLDLASRVDNLAGVFAVSPPFGLRDYSSRIMPATDVWNRLLNTMKRSEKNIDYLDFPSGAVKGNYTRNPVSGVKEVGDFLESIEQRYSAISKPALIFQADKNPVVDPEGTQQLFAKIGSARKEFCLLGDDRHILINGAGAVKVFKKISSFIDEL; from the coding sequence ATGATTCGATCCGCGTATCTGACAACCGGCCTGGCGATCAAGGTTTTCTCCCACCTCTCCAAGGCCAATATCTACATGCACGGCCAGGAGAATATTCCGTCCGGACCGATCATCTTCGTGATGAATCATTTCACCCGGATCGAAACCCTGCTGCTGCCCTATTATATCTATAAATTGACCCACAAACCGGTGCAGTCGCTGGCGGCGGCGAGCCTGTTCAAGGGTGGTCTGGAAAAGTTCTTTGACATGGTTGGGGTGATCTCAACCGATAATCCGAAACGCGATGAACTGATCGTCAAGAGCCTGCTTACCGGAGGGGCCGACTGGATAATTTTCCCGGAAGGCAGCATGATCAAGACCAAAAAGATCATGGAAGGCGGCCGGTACATGGTCGCTGACCCGGCCGGTATGCACGAGCCGCACACCGGCGCCGCGGCCCTTGCTCTCAGGACCGAGTTGTATCGCAGCCATCTGCTGCACACCGCCCGGACCGCCCCGGGCAAATTGCCGCAGATGCTCGAAAGCCTGAATATTGTTTCTCTCGATGAGGTCGACACTAAACCGGCCAGTATCGTCCCGGTTAATCTCACCTACTACCCGATTCGCGCTGCCGAAAACATCGCCTTAAACATAGCCGGCAGGCTGGTCAAGGACATGTCGGAGAGGATGGTGGAAGAGATCATGACCGAGGGCACCATGCTGCTTTCCGGGGTTGATCTCGACATCCGCTTTGGTAAACCGATTCGCATGGCCGACCATCTACAGTCCGAGTGGCGGAACGACGTGGAACAGCACGGCATCAACGGCTTTTCGGTTTCCCCCGAACTGAAGAATATGATGCGCGGCACTGCTTACCGGGTCATGCAGCAGTATATGCACGACATCTACGCCATGACCACGATCAACCACGAGCACCTTTTCGCCGCCTTCCTCAGGATGTACCCTTTTCGCGGCATCAGGGAGATGGAGTTCAAGCGGCGGATCTTTTACGCCGCCTCATTGGTTACCGGCAAAGAAGACGGCCGGGATGTCTTTTTTCTCCACCGCTCTCTTCAGGAAAATCAAGCCCACCTGCTTACCGACGATCGCTATCATAAGTACGCCAACTTTCTGAAACTGGCCGAGGAAAAAGGCATTGTCTCCAGGGCTGGAGGAGAACTGGTCTGTGATCGGTGCCGATTGTCAGGGCCTCTCAGCGTCCATCGGGGGCGGATCGACAATCCGCTTGAAGTCATGGCCAATGAGGTCGAGCCCCTGCAAAAGCTCAGCACTCTGTTGCGGCGTTTGGCCTGGATGCCTTCACCGGTGGTACGGATTGCCATTCTTCGCTATCTGTTGCGGAGCGAAAAGACCCGGTATGATGAGGCGTGTCGGCTGTTTGCCCGGCCACCCGGCGCTGAAAAAATGCCCGGCGAGCAGTCGTTTCTCCTGCCCTCCTTTCGCCGTCGGATGGGAGTGGTGCTGGTGCACAGTTATCTCGCCATGCCCGAAGAGGTACGGGCCCTGGCCGGATACCTGCGGCGGCGCGGGATCTGGGTTTTTGCGCCGCGCTTGCCGGGCCATGGCACCGTCGCCGAGGATCTCGCCACCCGCAAGCACCGGGAATGGGTGGAGGCGGTGGAGAACGGTTTCGTGTTGATGAGCATGCTTTGTGACCGGGTGGTCCTCGGTGGCATAGCCTTCGGCGGCAGTCTGGTGCTTGATCTGGCATCCCGGGTCGATAATCTGGCCGGGGTCTTTGCCGTCAGCCCGCCTTTTGGCCTCCGGGATTATTCGAGCAGGATCATGCCGGCAACGGATGTCTGGAATAGGCTCCTCAATACGATGAAACGGAGCGAAAAAAATATCGATTATCTCGACTTTCCCAGTGGCGCAGTCAAGGGGAACTACACCCGCAATCCGGTTTCCGGGGTGAAGGAGGTCGGCGACTTTCTCGAATCCATTGAGCAGAGATACAGCGCCATCAGTAAACCGGCACTCATCTTCCAGGCGGACAAAAATCCCGTTGTTGATCCAGAGGGCACCCAACAGCTCTTTGCCAAAATCGGTTCGGCCAGGAAGGAATTTTGCCTGCTTGGCGACGACCGGCATATCCTTATCAACGGTGCCGGCGCGGTGAAGGTATTTAAGAAAATCAGTTCGTTTATCGATGAGTTGTAG
- a CDS encoding ATP-binding protein: MNSQQHDLNMDPRVIESELYRSSNGKAGMKEPCRKGTAWGKRWKYSLRAKVSLLFLALTLMPLLIIGYFSHVYAEQLLIKMVVRQLENVAEDKVSLLTAWLEERRADMSMVAETSLVVTMDSIRINPYLDLIREKYDVYRELVVVSGTGKIIAASPPNPADRTRVWDSRYQVRENLYVSDITYASDEEESFFLIGAPVPATNDVSAGMVYGRVGTDKIINSILKVSLGATGECYLVDREGRFLAHKEPRRILTENISQSESFRKIFEKSERAGAYLDYRGIEVLGTSLQVGDTNWYIVVEQDRDEAFAAADRLKGLLWLAFFLCIVSAFFFASMISSHIVAPIRKLSLYAARVADSRFDESLEKSGRHDEIGTLFYSVTDMATRLRERHLQLEEKVGQQEAELKETDLMLQKTRLMAERSEKFAAMGRMGAAVAHEIRTPLTSIKLFLESVQDEVSISAEFEEDFTIAMNQIGRIEGTVNRFLDFAKPQDLVFADIDLKTFLVNLLTMVRPQINRQECVLSVSVDDRLPTIIGDRKLLAEALINVLVNALDALPVHGTLSVSAKQDTCVIDGREISCVRIDIADTGQGIATDHMNKIFEPFFTTKTTGTGLGLPLVLTTIRNHGGVVRVTSNIGQGTVFSIFLPVSADTISS, from the coding sequence ATGAATAGCCAGCAGCATGATTTAAATATGGATCCGCGCGTCATCGAGTCGGAACTCTATCGCTCGTCAAACGGAAAAGCTGGTATGAAAGAACCATGCCGTAAAGGGACTGCCTGGGGAAAAAGGTGGAAATACTCGCTTCGAGCCAAGGTGTCTCTGCTCTTTCTGGCTCTCACCCTCATGCCGCTGTTGATCATTGGCTATTTTTCTCATGTCTATGCCGAGCAGCTTCTCATTAAGATGGTGGTGCGCCAGCTGGAAAATGTGGCTGAAGACAAAGTATCGCTTCTGACCGCCTGGCTCGAGGAGCGCAGAGCAGACATGTCGATGGTGGCCGAAACGTCTCTGGTGGTAACCATGGACTCCATCCGGATTAACCCTTATCTCGATCTGATCAGGGAAAAGTACGATGTCTACAGAGAGCTGGTGGTGGTTTCCGGGACAGGAAAAATCATTGCCGCCAGCCCCCCAAACCCGGCAGACAGGACTCGGGTTTGGGATTCCAGGTACCAGGTCCGGGAGAATTTATACGTTTCCGACATTACCTATGCAAGCGATGAAGAAGAGTCTTTTTTTCTCATTGGTGCGCCTGTCCCAGCCACGAACGACGTTTCTGCCGGCATGGTTTACGGACGGGTGGGTACCGATAAAATAATCAATTCCATTCTCAAAGTATCTCTCGGCGCTACTGGGGAATGTTATCTCGTCGACCGGGAAGGCCGATTCCTGGCTCACAAGGAGCCCCGCCGGATTCTTACGGAAAACATTTCCCAGTCCGAGAGTTTTCGCAAGATTTTCGAAAAATCAGAACGTGCCGGCGCCTATCTTGACTATCGCGGAATCGAAGTCCTGGGCACTTCGCTTCAGGTTGGCGATACGAACTGGTATATCGTGGTTGAGCAGGATCGGGACGAGGCCTTTGCTGCCGCTGACAGGCTTAAGGGACTGCTTTGGCTTGCCTTCTTTCTCTGTATAGTGAGCGCCTTTTTTTTCGCTTCGATGATCAGTTCTCATATCGTCGCCCCCATTAGAAAGCTGAGCCTTTATGCGGCGCGGGTCGCCGACAGCAGATTTGACGAATCGCTTGAGAAAAGCGGGCGTCACGACGAAATCGGCACCCTTTTTTATTCTGTTACGGACATGGCAACGCGTCTGAGAGAGCGGCATCTCCAGTTGGAAGAGAAGGTCGGGCAGCAGGAAGCGGAGCTGAAAGAGACCGACTTGATGCTGCAGAAAACCCGGTTGATGGCCGAACGATCGGAAAAGTTTGCCGCCATGGGCCGCATGGGTGCGGCTGTTGCCCATGAAATCAGGACCCCGTTGACGTCCATCAAGCTCTTTCTGGAATCCGTTCAAGACGAAGTCAGCATATCCGCCGAGTTCGAGGAAGATTTTACGATCGCCATGAACCAGATCGGTCGTATCGAGGGCACCGTCAATCGCTTTCTCGATTTTGCCAAACCGCAGGATCTGGTTTTTGCCGATATTGATTTGAAGACTTTTTTGGTCAACCTCCTAACCATGGTACGGCCCCAGATCAATCGGCAGGAGTGTGTTCTATCAGTTTCAGTCGACGACCGGCTTCCCACCATTATCGGAGATCGAAAGCTGTTAGCCGAAGCGTTGATTAACGTGCTTGTCAATGCCCTGGACGCCCTGCCTGTGCATGGCACCTTGTCCGTATCGGCGAAGCAGGATACCTGCGTCATTGACGGGCGGGAGATCTCCTGCGTCCGAATTGATATCGCCGATACCGGTCAGGGTATCGCAACGGACCATATGAACAAGATCTTTGAACCGTTTTTTACCACCAAGACGACTGGAACCGGCCTTGGTCTGCCATTGGTGCTCACCACGATTCGTAACCACGGCGGGGTAGTCCGGGTAACCAGCAATATCGGCCAAGGGACGGTATTCTCTATTTTCCTGCCGGTGTCTGCAGATACCATTTCGAGCTGA
- the gdhA gene encoding NADP-specific glutamate dehydrogenase: protein MSVIEKVIAKVKQLDPDQHEFHQAVTEVMETLEPTVERHPEFVKAGIYERIVEPERSVTFRVPWVDDKGQVVVNRGFRVQFNNAIGPFKGGIRFHASVNLSIIKFLGFEQIFKNSLTTLPMGGGKGGSDFDPKGKSDGEIMRFCQAFMRELFRHIGPETDVPAGDIGVGGREIGYLFGYYKKINNEHTGVLTGKSLEYGGSLIRPEATGYGTVYFAAEMLATRGLDLRGKVVAVSGAGNVAQYAIEKINQVGGRVISVCDSNATIIDEQGIDQDKCNYLMELKNIRRGRVSEYADKYKALCVEGKNVWDVLREQGIKVDIALPCATQNELDVQNAKALVDNGCICVAEGANMPSTPEAVRIFREYNLLYGPGKAANAGGVATSGLEMSQNSLKLSWTREEVDARLLIIMKSIHKSCLDAAAAYGKKGDYVMGANIAGFTKVAKAMLAYGVV from the coding sequence ATGTCAGTTATTGAGAAGGTCATTGCCAAGGTCAAACAACTCGATCCCGATCAACATGAATTTCACCAGGCGGTGACTGAGGTTATGGAAACGCTGGAACCGACAGTGGAGCGGCACCCGGAGTTCGTCAAGGCTGGTATCTACGAGAGAATTGTCGAACCGGAACGATCCGTTACCTTTCGGGTTCCATGGGTCGATGACAAGGGCCAGGTAGTTGTCAATCGGGGGTTCCGCGTCCAGTTCAACAATGCTATCGGCCCTTTTAAAGGAGGTATCCGCTTTCATGCGTCGGTCAACCTCTCCATTATCAAATTCCTGGGCTTTGAGCAGATATTTAAAAACTCACTGACCACGTTGCCCATGGGTGGAGGCAAAGGCGGGTCCGATTTTGATCCCAAAGGGAAATCCGACGGAGAGATCATGCGCTTCTGCCAGGCCTTCATGCGCGAGCTGTTCCGTCATATAGGCCCGGAAACCGATGTTCCGGCCGGTGACATCGGGGTTGGCGGTCGGGAAATCGGTTATCTGTTCGGTTACTACAAGAAGATCAACAATGAACATACCGGGGTGTTGACCGGCAAGAGCCTCGAATATGGCGGCAGTCTCATCCGGCCGGAGGCAACCGGCTACGGCACGGTATATTTCGCCGCCGAAATGCTGGCAACCAGGGGGCTCGATCTCAGGGGTAAAGTGGTGGCGGTGAGCGGGGCGGGCAACGTCGCCCAATACGCCATTGAAAAAATCAATCAGGTGGGCGGCCGGGTTATCTCGGTGTGCGATTCGAACGCCACTATCATCGACGAACAAGGAATCGATCAAGACAAATGCAACTACTTGATGGAACTGAAAAACATCCGGCGCGGCAGGGTGAGTGAATATGCCGACAAATATAAAGCGCTTTGCGTCGAAGGGAAGAATGTCTGGGATGTGCTCCGGGAACAGGGCATTAAAGTAGATATCGCCTTGCCTTGCGCCACCCAGAATGAGCTCGATGTGCAAAACGCCAAGGCGTTGGTGGACAACGGCTGCATCTGCGTGGCCGAGGGGGCGAATATGCCGTCAACGCCGGAGGCTGTCAGGATTTTCCGGGAGTACAACCTTCTCTATGGCCCGGGAAAGGCGGCCAATGCAGGTGGTGTTGCCACCTCGGGCCTGGAAATGAGCCAGAACAGCCTCAAGCTTTCCTGGACTCGGGAAGAGGTCGATGCCCGGCTGTTGATCATCATGAAAAGCATTCATAAATCCTGCCTGGATGCAGCGGCAGCCTACGGCAAGAAGGGCGATTATGTCATGGGTGCCAATATCGCCGGGTTCACCAAGGTGGCTAAAGCCATGTTGGCCTATGGGGTGGTTTAG